From the genome of Maribacter algicola, one region includes:
- the mnmE gene encoding tRNA uridine-5-carboxymethylaminomethyl(34) synthesis GTPase MnmE produces the protein MKRNETIVALATASGAGAIAVIRVSGKEAITITSKLFKSVSGKNLETQKTHTVHLGHIVDGNKILDEVLVTVFKCPHSYTGENVAEISCHGSPYIQQEIIQLFLRNGCRMAQAGEFTLQAFLNGKMDLSQAEAVADLIASDNEANHQIAMQQMRGGFSNEIQKLREQLLNFASLIELELDFAEEDVEFADRTQFKSLVSRIQEVLKRLVNSFAVGNVIKNGIPVAIVGEPNVGKSTLLNALLNEERAIVSDIAGTTRDSIEDEISIGGIGFRFIDTAGIRETDDIVESIGIKKTFEKIAQAQVVILLVDGGTLNHVNSTGDKLRQIKAEAEKIRDKNPGKPFLLLINKSDILSGEAKTNIQSNLGEAHFISAKTGNGVEDLQNHLLQFVNTGALRNNETIITNSRHYDSLLRALESIEKVQMGLSEELTSDLMAIDVKETLYHLGEITGEVTNDELLGNIFANFCIGK, from the coding sequence ATGAAGAGAAATGAGACCATAGTAGCCTTGGCTACCGCCTCAGGAGCGGGTGCCATTGCCGTTATTAGAGTTTCAGGAAAAGAAGCGATTACCATTACCTCCAAGCTATTTAAATCCGTTAGTGGAAAAAATCTCGAGACACAAAAAACACATACTGTTCACTTGGGACACATAGTGGATGGTAACAAGATTCTGGATGAAGTCCTCGTTACCGTCTTCAAATGTCCGCACTCATACACCGGTGAAAACGTTGCGGAAATATCCTGCCATGGTTCGCCCTATATCCAGCAGGAAATCATCCAGCTTTTTTTAAGGAATGGTTGCCGCATGGCCCAAGCCGGTGAATTTACATTGCAGGCCTTTCTTAACGGCAAAATGGATTTGAGTCAGGCGGAGGCCGTTGCCGACCTAATAGCATCGGACAATGAGGCCAATCATCAAATTGCCATGCAACAAATGCGGGGCGGGTTCAGTAATGAAATCCAGAAGTTAAGGGAACAACTGTTGAACTTTGCCTCCTTGATAGAACTGGAACTGGACTTTGCCGAAGAGGACGTAGAATTCGCTGATCGCACGCAATTTAAATCCTTGGTCAGTCGAATTCAAGAAGTATTGAAGAGGCTGGTGAATTCCTTCGCTGTGGGGAATGTTATAAAAAATGGTATCCCAGTGGCCATTGTGGGCGAGCCCAATGTTGGAAAGTCCACTTTACTGAATGCCCTGTTGAACGAAGAACGTGCAATCGTTTCGGACATTGCAGGAACTACTAGGGACAGCATTGAAGATGAAATTTCCATTGGAGGAATTGGCTTTCGGTTTATCGATACTGCCGGGATTCGTGAAACCGATGATATCGTGGAAAGTATCGGTATCAAAAAAACATTTGAAAAAATAGCTCAGGCTCAAGTAGTTATTCTTTTAGTTGATGGCGGCACTTTAAATCATGTAAATTCCACAGGCGATAAACTCCGACAAATAAAAGCGGAGGCAGAAAAAATAAGGGACAAGAATCCTGGAAAACCCTTTTTGTTGTTGATAAATAAATCCGATATTCTTTCTGGAGAGGCCAAGACTAATATTCAGTCAAACTTGGGAGAAGCTCACTTCATTTCGGCAAAAACCGGAAACGGTGTAGAAGATCTACAAAACCATTTACTACAATTTGTAAATACGGGTGCCTTGCGAAACAATGAGACTATCATCACGAATAGCCGTCATTACGACTCCCTCCTAAGGGCGTTGGAATCCATTGAAAAAGTTCAGATGGGCCTAAGTGAAGAACTTACCAGTGACCTTATGGCCATAGATGTTAAGGAAACCCTTTATCACCTAGGGGAAATAACGGGAGAGGTCACCAATGATGAGCTTTTGGGAAATATATTTGCCAATTTCTGCATCGGGAAATAA
- the dnaN gene encoding DNA polymerase III subunit beta, translating into MKFIVSSTYLLKQLQILGGVINNSNTLPILDNFLFDLSKDKLTVSASDLETTMSSVLNVDSDNEGTIAVPARLLLETLKTFPEQPLTFIVADNNTVEISSNHGKYALAYADGAEFPKAVELSSPSSTTLLGDILATAINKTIFAAGNDDLRPVMSGVFFQFSPENLTFVATDAHKLVKYQREDVSASQVAEFIMPKKPLTLLKGILAGSESDVLIEYNESNAKFTFDDTELICRLIDGKYPNYEAVIPKENPNKLTIARNQFLSSVKRVSIFSNKTTHQIRLKIAGAELNISAEDLDYSNKAEERLTCSYQGDDMQIGFNSRFLVEMLNNLGSDEVSLEMSLPNRAGILTPIDGLDEGENVTMLVMPVMLNN; encoded by the coding sequence ATGAAATTTATTGTCTCCAGTACGTATTTATTAAAACAACTGCAAATATTGGGTGGTGTTATAAACAATAGCAATACCCTACCTATTTTGGACAACTTCCTCTTTGATTTGAGCAAGGATAAACTTACGGTGTCGGCCTCTGATCTGGAGACCACTATGAGCTCCGTATTGAATGTGGATTCCGATAATGAAGGAACGATTGCGGTTCCCGCTAGATTGCTTTTAGAAACCTTGAAGACTTTTCCGGAACAACCACTGACATTTATTGTAGCCGATAATAACACCGTAGAAATTAGTTCCAACCATGGTAAATATGCTTTGGCCTATGCCGATGGCGCCGAATTTCCAAAGGCTGTGGAACTTTCAAGTCCCAGTTCAACAACTCTGTTGGGCGACATCTTGGCAACAGCCATTAATAAAACGATTTTCGCTGCCGGTAATGACGATTTACGTCCGGTAATGAGCGGTGTTTTCTTTCAATTTTCTCCGGAGAACCTAACATTTGTTGCCACTGATGCACACAAATTGGTAAAATACCAAAGGGAAGACGTCTCAGCTTCACAAGTAGCGGAGTTCATCATGCCCAAAAAACCCTTGACACTTTTAAAGGGAATTTTGGCAGGTAGCGAGTCGGACGTATTGATCGAATACAACGAAAGCAATGCAAAGTTCACCTTTGACGATACCGAGCTGATTTGTCGTTTGATCGATGGAAAATATCCAAACTATGAGGCGGTAATACCAAAGGAAAACCCAAACAAATTGACCATTGCGAGAAACCAGTTTCTAAGCTCGGTCAAGCGGGTCTCCATATTCTCCAATAAAACAACGCATCAAATTAGACTAAAGATCGCAGGTGCAGAACTGAACATATCAGCTGAGGACCTGGATTATTCCAATAAAGCCGAAGAACGTCTAACTTGTTCCTATCAGGGTGACGACATGCAAATAGGTTTCAACTCAAGATTTCTTGTTGAAATGTTGAACAATCTAGGGTCCGATGAAGTTTCACTTGAAATGAGCTTGCCTAATCGTGCAGGGATTCTAACGCCCATAGACGGTTTGGACGAAGGTGAAAATGTGACCATGTTGGTAATGCCCGTCATGCTGAACAATTAA
- a CDS encoding putative nucleotidyltransferase substrate binding domain-containing protein — translation MQSPSPSGFFRSFLVEQDGQHKDFFDLKNRALRPLIDAARVLILSHSIKGISNTWERYEKLAELEPNNQELYLACSYATKALLKFRTKQGLLHHDSGRYIELESLTKEEKIKLKRTFKAIKEIQDLISIRFKVSNILG, via the coding sequence TTGCAAAGTCCTTCCCCTTCCGGTTTCTTTCGGTCGTTTTTAGTGGAACAGGATGGACAGCACAAGGATTTTTTCGACTTAAAAAACAGGGCATTGAGACCCCTTATAGATGCCGCCCGGGTACTCATACTTTCACACTCCATAAAGGGAATAAGCAATACCTGGGAGCGTTATGAGAAATTGGCCGAATTGGAACCAAACAACCAAGAATTGTATTTGGCCTGTTCGTACGCCACCAAGGCCTTGCTTAAATTTAGAACGAAACAAGGTTTGCTACACCACGATTCCGGACGTTACATCGAGTTGGAATCCTTGACCAAGGAAGAAAAAATTAAATTAAAAAGAACCTTTAAGGCCATTAAGGAAATTCAGGACCTGATTTCCATTCGGTTTAAGGTTTCTAATATTTTAGGCTGA
- a CDS encoding SAM hydrolase/SAM-dependent halogenase family protein produces the protein MAIITLTTDFGLKDHFVGVLKGSIYSELPDAKIVDISHGITPFNIQECAYILKNSYNSFPKGSIHIVGVDSEATQENQHIAVLINGHYFVSANTGVIGLITSEIKPDKIVEIKIPNPFHGSFPVLSVFVQVACHIARGGTLEVVGKPFNELKDLREFMPRIADDGKKIIGSVIYIDNYGNVVTNIQKNLFESYRKGRDFELSVRNHKIKKIHKAYNDIIDFSIEKSRRKGDGDLLALFNSSDYIELAIFKSNLKTVGGASTLLGLDYRDTVMVDFL, from the coding sequence ATGGCAATTATCACCCTTACTACTGATTTTGGACTGAAAGACCACTTTGTTGGGGTGCTAAAAGGTTCTATTTATAGCGAGTTGCCCGATGCCAAAATTGTTGATATTTCCCATGGCATTACCCCCTTCAACATTCAGGAATGTGCATACATTCTCAAAAACTCCTACAATAGCTTTCCAAAAGGTTCCATTCATATTGTGGGCGTAGACTCAGAGGCCACCCAGGAAAACCAGCATATAGCGGTTTTGATCAATGGTCACTACTTCGTTAGTGCCAACACCGGGGTGATAGGACTTATTACTTCAGAAATCAAGCCGGATAAAATCGTTGAGATCAAAATTCCCAATCCCTTTCACGGTTCCTTTCCGGTATTAAGTGTATTTGTTCAAGTAGCATGCCATATAGCCCGTGGCGGTACTTTGGAGGTCGTTGGCAAGCCTTTCAACGAACTCAAGGATTTACGTGAATTTATGCCAAGGATCGCAGACGATGGTAAAAAAATTATTGGGAGTGTCATCTATATTGACAATTATGGAAATGTAGTTACCAATATTCAAAAAAATCTTTTTGAGTCCTATAGAAAAGGTCGTGATTTTGAACTTTCGGTGAGGAACCATAAAATCAAAAAAATACATAAGGCCTATAATGACATCATTGATTTCTCCATTGAAAAAAGTAGACGGAAAGGAGACGGTGACCTGTTGGCGCTTTTCAATTCATCTGATTATATAGAACTTGCCATATTCAAAAGCAACCTCAAAACGGTTGGCGGAGCATCCACACTGTTGGGGCTGGATTACAGGGATACCGTAATGGTCGATTTTTTGTAA
- a CDS encoding phosphoribosylaminoimidazolesuccinocarboxamide synthase: protein MANTIFDTNFKFPGQKSVYKGKVREVYALEDDRLIMIATDRLSAFDVVMPKGIPYKGQILNQIATKMMASTSDIVPNWLTATPDPNVAIGHSCEPFKVEMVIRGYMSGHAAREYKAGKRILCGVPMPEGLKENDKFPKPIITPATKAEMGDHDEDISKEDILKRGIVSKTDYEILEKYTEALFQRGTEIAAERGLILVDTKYEFGKTKDGKIVLIDEIHTPDSSRYFYANGYQERQDRNEPQKQLSKEFVRQWLISHGFQGLEGQKVPEMSDEYISSVSERYIELYENITGEPFQKADTSNIHERIERNILDYLGT from the coding sequence ATGGCCAACACCATTTTTGATACCAATTTCAAATTTCCCGGGCAAAAAAGCGTGTATAAAGGAAAGGTTAGGGAGGTATATGCCCTTGAAGATGACCGACTCATTATGATTGCCACCGATCGGCTTTCCGCCTTTGATGTAGTAATGCCCAAAGGGATTCCATACAAAGGTCAGATTCTGAACCAGATAGCTACCAAAATGATGGCATCCACATCCGATATTGTTCCAAATTGGTTGACCGCGACACCAGATCCAAATGTAGCAATTGGCCATTCCTGCGAACCTTTCAAGGTAGAGATGGTCATTAGAGGCTATATGTCTGGTCACGCGGCCAGGGAATACAAGGCAGGAAAAAGAATACTCTGCGGAGTTCCTATGCCAGAAGGTCTAAAAGAAAACGATAAATTTCCAAAGCCCATTATTACTCCGGCCACCAAGGCCGAAATGGGGGATCATGACGAAGATATTTCAAAGGAGGATATTCTGAAGAGAGGCATAGTATCCAAAACTGATTACGAGATACTGGAAAAATATACCGAAGCTCTTTTTCAAAGAGGAACGGAAATCGCAGCCGAAAGAGGTCTAATTTTGGTAGATACCAAATACGAATTTGGGAAAACTAAGGACGGTAAAATAGTACTCATCGATGAGATACATACCCCGGACTCTTCCCGATACTTTTACGCAAATGGTTATCAGGAAAGACAGGATAGAAATGAGCCCCAAAAACAGTTGTCCAAGGAGTTTGTAAGGCAATGGCTTATTTCCCATGGTTTCCAAGGTCTAGAAGGTCAAAAAGTCCCTGAAATGTCAGATGAGTATATATCATCCGTTTCTGAAAGGTATATTGAGCTTTATGAAAATATCACGGGTGAACCCTTTCAAAAGGCGGACACTTCAAACATCCACGAACGGATAGAAAGGAACATTTTGGATTATTTAGGAACCTGA
- a CDS encoding site-specific integrase, which yields MIISLKRKKLKSGKSSLYLEFYGGSRKDKNGTKKHVRSFEYLKLYVYDKPQNAEQQRKNKEALKLAESILTIRQSDFIMGKYNMRNEKKGQITFLDFFRQMKEERYESNANYGNWDAALKHIERYCPEHVQLKDIDSDFVKDFKKYLDTKAKTKGGTPLSQNSKYTYFNKFRAALREAYNESFIQHDVVKSVKSFEQAESVREYLTHSELQALSHAHCKYPVLKNAFIFSCLTGLRWSDIDKMKWSEVRDEDQGARVIFRQKKTDGLEYLYISGQARKLLGYRKNPSDKVFKGLKYGAHFNAQILSWCMRAGITKHITFHSARHTNAVLLLENGADIYTVSKRLGHREIRTTEIYTKIIDEKMKAAANMIPELEMNIAV from the coding sequence ATGATTATAAGTCTAAAGCGGAAAAAACTTAAAAGTGGAAAGTCCAGTTTGTACCTCGAATTCTATGGTGGAAGTCGAAAGGACAAAAATGGCACGAAAAAGCATGTTAGGAGTTTTGAATATCTGAAACTATACGTCTATGATAAACCTCAAAATGCGGAGCAACAACGAAAGAACAAAGAAGCGTTGAAATTGGCCGAAAGTATTCTTACCATTCGTCAGTCGGATTTCATTATGGGCAAGTATAACATGAGGAATGAAAAGAAAGGGCAAATCACTTTTTTGGATTTCTTTCGCCAGATGAAAGAAGAACGCTACGAAAGCAATGCCAATTATGGCAATTGGGATGCAGCCCTAAAACATATCGAAAGATACTGCCCAGAGCATGTACAATTAAAAGATATAGATTCCGATTTTGTGAAAGACTTCAAGAAATATTTGGATACCAAAGCCAAGACGAAAGGAGGCACTCCCCTATCCCAGAATTCAAAATACACCTATTTCAATAAATTCAGGGCTGCACTTCGTGAGGCCTATAACGAAAGTTTTATCCAGCACGATGTTGTTAAATCGGTAAAAAGTTTTGAGCAAGCTGAATCGGTACGGGAATATCTTACCCATTCCGAATTACAGGCGTTGTCCCATGCTCATTGCAAATATCCTGTTTTAAAGAATGCCTTTATTTTTAGTTGCTTAACTGGACTACGATGGAGCGACATTGATAAAATGAAATGGTCAGAGGTCAGGGATGAAGATCAGGGTGCACGGGTCATCTTCCGGCAGAAGAAAACCGATGGATTGGAATACCTCTATATTTCAGGACAGGCAAGAAAATTGCTTGGTTATCGAAAAAACCCAAGCGACAAGGTATTTAAAGGCCTTAAATATGGTGCGCATTTTAATGCCCAAATCCTTTCTTGGTGCATGCGGGCAGGTATAACCAAACATATCACTTTCCATAGTGCTAGACATACCAACGCCGTTTTACTGCTGGAAAACGGAGCGGATATTTATACCGTTTCAAAACGACTTGGGCACCGTGAAATTCGCACTACGGAAATCTATACTAAAATAATAGATGAAAAAATGAAAGCGGCGGCAAACATGATCCCAGAATTGGAGATGAACATTGCAGTTTAA
- a CDS encoding DUF4870 domain-containing protein, translated as MEAVNQSIVFREDRNLLVIAHLSQYLDYITGFGGLIVPLILWLSTKDSVLGMNEHGKAIINLQLSLILYVIIGIPTILLLGAGILLLVFAGILSFVMPIVNAVKAANGESPSYFGTIRFIS; from the coding sequence ATGGAAGCAGTAAATCAAAGTATAGTATTTAGGGAGGATAGGAACCTGTTGGTAATCGCACATCTTAGTCAGTATCTGGATTACATCACTGGATTTGGCGGACTCATAGTTCCTTTGATATTATGGTTAAGTACAAAGGATTCCGTACTTGGAATGAATGAACATGGTAAGGCTATTATCAACCTCCAACTTAGTTTGATATTGTACGTAATTATTGGAATACCCACAATTTTACTTTTGGGCGCTGGAATCCTACTCTTGGTCTTTGCTGGAATTTTATCCTTTGTTATGCCCATAGTGAATGCGGTCAAGGCCGCGAATGGGGAATCGCCCAGTTACTTTGGAACCATTCGGTTTATATCGTAA
- a CDS encoding PhoH family protein — protein MNEIILELTEVSPREFFGQQNENIELLKKYFPKIKIVARGNKIKAYGEEDQLEEFDKRFDMLTEHFIKYNKLDENSIERVLTSTDSKDYHGPENSGETLVHGVSGRLIKAQTVNQRRLVDAARKNDMVFAIGPAGTGKTYTGVALAVKALKEKQVRRIILTRPAVEAGENLGFLPGDLKEKLDPYMQPLYDALRDMIPAEKLAHYIENGTIQIAPMAFMRGRTLDDAFVILDEAQNTTHAQMKMFLTRMGRNAKFLLTGDPGQIDLPRRTISGLKEALLILQNVEGIEIIYLDDKDVIRHKLVKKVIEAYKTIEHQN, from the coding sequence TTGAACGAAATCATATTAGAACTCACCGAGGTAAGTCCAAGAGAGTTTTTTGGACAACAAAATGAAAATATAGAACTTTTAAAGAAGTATTTTCCTAAAATAAAAATTGTAGCCAGGGGCAATAAAATAAAGGCCTATGGGGAAGAGGACCAACTGGAGGAATTTGACAAACGCTTTGATATGCTTACGGAGCATTTCATAAAGTACAACAAGTTGGACGAAAATAGCATCGAAAGGGTGCTTACCAGCACGGATTCCAAAGACTATCACGGCCCGGAAAATAGTGGGGAAACCTTGGTGCACGGGGTAAGTGGCAGGTTGATAAAGGCACAGACGGTCAATCAGCGGAGGTTGGTGGATGCGGCCAGAAAGAACGATATGGTGTTCGCCATTGGTCCTGCTGGAACTGGGAAGACATATACCGGAGTAGCACTTGCGGTGAAGGCATTGAAGGAAAAACAGGTACGCCGAATCATCTTAACGAGGCCTGCGGTCGAAGCTGGTGAAAACCTTGGTTTTTTACCGGGGGACTTAAAAGAAAAACTAGATCCTTATATGCAGCCCTTATACGACGCACTTAGGGATATGATTCCAGCCGAAAAGTTGGCACATTATATCGAAAACGGGACCATACAGATTGCCCCCATGGCCTTCATGCGCGGTAGGACTTTGGACGACGCTTTTGTTATTCTGGATGAGGCCCAAAATACCACCCATGCCCAAATGAAAATGTTCCTGACACGTATGGGCAGAAACGCGAAGTTTTTATTAACCGGAGATCCTGGTCAAATAGATTTGCCCAGAAGAACAATTTCTGGGTTAAAAGAGGCTCTACTGATCTTACAAAATGTAGAAGGAATAGAAATTATTTATTTGGACGATAAGGACGTGATTCGCCACAAACTGGTGAAGAAAGTCATAGAAGCCTATAAAACCATAGAACACCAAAACTAA
- a CDS encoding 3'-5' exonuclease, giving the protein MGIFNRSAKYPEYWKEYVALFRPSLPTEFDQLTFVVLDTETTGFDKTNDRILSIGALKLKSDRIQVDDMLEIYITQEAFKKESVPIHGILRNSNQDCILEEEAIPRFLKYVKNHIIVAHHAGFDIGMINSALKRLGLPKLKNICLDTGVLFKKTLIKSYLVQPKDHYSLDELAEKFSISKKDRHTALGDAYITAIAFLKILSKLKEKKELTLKNLK; this is encoded by the coding sequence ATGGGTATCTTTAATCGTTCCGCAAAATATCCAGAATATTGGAAAGAATATGTCGCACTATTTAGACCATCATTGCCCACGGAATTTGACCAACTCACTTTTGTGGTTCTGGATACGGAGACTACTGGTTTCGATAAAACAAACGATCGTATCCTTTCCATTGGTGCCCTAAAATTAAAGAGCGATCGTATCCAAGTGGATGATATGCTGGAAATTTATATAACTCAAGAAGCCTTTAAGAAGGAAAGTGTGCCCATTCATGGCATATTAAGGAATAGCAATCAAGATTGCATTTTAGAGGAGGAAGCAATACCTAGGTTCCTAAAATATGTGAAAAACCATATTATAGTGGCCCATCATGCGGGTTTTGACATTGGCATGATCAATAGTGCGCTCAAAAGACTGGGATTGCCCAAACTAAAAAACATTTGTTTGGATACAGGGGTTTTGTTTAAAAAGACGCTCATCAAATCCTATCTTGTCCAGCCCAAAGACCACTATTCCCTGGATGAATTGGCCGAAAAATTTTCGATTTCCAAAAAGGATAGACACACGGCTTTGGGGGATGCCTACATTACGGCAATCGCCTTCCTAAAAATTTTGTCAAAACTCAAGGAGAAAAAAGAACTAACCCTTAAAAATTTGAAATAA